The Lycium barbarum isolate Lr01 chromosome 12, ASM1917538v2, whole genome shotgun sequence genome includes a region encoding these proteins:
- the LOC132622290 gene encoding pentatricopeptide repeat-containing protein At2g20710, mitochondrial-like: MKLSLMKFSLSSLRNQNPVHFHRTIIIRFYETTTSTKQHKDHKRDWVFARIAPLGSPDLSMVPVLEQWVKEGKQVAKTELQWIIKRLNSYKRYKHALEVSHWMTDRKYFPLQPADVRTRINLMYKVKGLEEAEKYFNSIPQILRRPEVYTALLNCYTNEKSVEKAEAIMQQLRDMGFAKGTLCYNYMMNLYYKTGTWEKMDNLMNEMEQKGINFDEFTLTIRLTAYAAVGDSEGMDRIVAMMESDKHLILHWDTYSIAAEKYLKVGQVEKALELLSKLDSMILTRQKSYGAYNSLLKLYAEAGKKEEVHRVWDLYKQNMRILNKGYISVMSSLLKFGDTEGIEKIFEEWESEALSYDFRVPDVLIHCYCRNGLLGKAKALMDKGMSKGGVPWVTTWCHLANGYIYEDLVPEAVEALKKAISICPPDYKPSRETLVTCVKYWEKQGNVDNAEEFVRSLETEHIFSAVFRDKLLRFIKEEKLQT; this comes from the exons ATGAAGCTTTCTCTAATGAAGTTTTCCCTCTCTTCCTTAAGGAACCAAAACCCAGTACATTTTCACAGAACCATAATTATCCGTTTTTATGAAACAACAACATCGACTAAACAACATAAAGATCATAAGCGTGACTGGGTCTTTGCAAGAATAGCACCCTTAGGTAGCCCAGACTTGTCTATGGTTCCAGTACTCGAACAATGGGTTAAAGAAGGAAAACAAGTGGCCAAAACCGAACTTCAGTGGATTATCAAACGATTAAACAGTTACAAAAGATACAAACATGCCCTTGAG GTATCTCATTGGATGACAGACAGAAAATATTTCCCCCTCCAACCTGCTGATGTAAGAACACGAATTAATCTGATGTATAAAGTTAAAGGCCTAGAAGAGGCTGAAAAATACTTCAATAGCATTCCGCAGATATTGAGACGCCCGGAGGTGTATACCGCTCTTCTCAATTGCTATACCAATGAGAAATCTGTAGAGAAAGCTGAGGCCATAATGCAACAACTAAGAGATATGGGGTTTGCTAAGGGTACATTGTGCTACAATTATATGATGAACCTCTATTATAAAACCGGAACATGGGAGAAAATGGATAATCTGATGAATGAAATGGAGCAGAAAGGCATAAATTTTGATGAGTTCACACTCACGATACGGTTAACTGCATATGCTGCTGTTGGAGATTCTGAGGGAATGGATAGAATAGTAGCAATGATGGAATCTGATAAGCATCTCATTTTGCACTGGGATACTTACAGTATTGCAGCAGAGAAGTATTTGAAAGTTGGGCAGGTGGAAAAAGCTTTAGAGTTGCTGAGTAAACTGGACAGCATGATTTTGACTCGTCAGAAAAGTTATGGTGCATATAATTCATTGTTAAAACTATATGCGGAAGCTGGAAAGAAAGAAGAGGTGCACCGAGTGTGGGATTTGTATAAGCAGAACATGAGAATTCTTAATAAAGGTTACATTAGTGTGATGAGCTCATTACTGAAATTTGGTGATACTGAAGGAATTGAGAAGATCTTTGAGGAATGGGAATCGGAAGCTTTGTCCTACGACTTCCGTGTCCCAGATGTTTTGATTCACTGTTATTGTAGAAATGGTCTTCTGGGGAAGGCTAAGGCCCTAATGGACAAAGGAATGTCAAAAGGAGGTGTTCCATGGGTCACCACATGGTGTCACTTAGCAAATGGATACATATATGAAGATCTAGTCCCAGAGGCTGTAGAAGCATTGAAGAAGGCCATCTCAATATGCCCCCCTGATTATAAACCTAGCAGGGAGACCTTAGTTACATGTGTAAAATACTGGGAAAAGcagggaaatgtggataatgcagAGGAATTTGTAAGGTCTTTAGAAACGGAGCATATCTTCTCAGCAGTTTTTCGTGACAAGTTGTTGCGCTTTATTAAGGAAGAAAAACTACAAACCTAA